Proteins encoded by one window of Pseudonocardia sp. HH130629-09:
- a CDS encoding tyrosine-type recombinase/integrase → MSKNVNGDGSVWKRNDGRWSGAAYVSTSTGRIERRYVYGKTKKEALSKLVGLQGRHDKGIPAGPTKLTVEQFLTEWLDHIKLHVRPQTWAGYESNVRNHLVPRLGRKKVTTLSVRDVRLMVDDLKAGGTSARMVQWIHSTLRVALQHAVSEELVTRNVARSVRVAQPPRDTLSEPLTADEATAFLRAVKTHRLHGLWVTVLVLGLRRSEVCGLHWDDVDLDRGTLKIQRGLQRTGGRLQELPTKTRRSRRTVPLPAMVVDALREHQECQRAERTAAVRGTWTDTPYVFTSSVGTPLEPRTLTRTFHALLERHGFRRVRLHDLRHTCVSLLLSLGVHPRIVMEIVGHSAIEMTMNVYGHVTLDSQRDALDLLNTQLGAGAENPGEH, encoded by the coding sequence ATGAGCAAGAACGTCAACGGCGACGGCAGCGTCTGGAAGCGCAACGACGGCCGCTGGTCCGGCGCCGCCTACGTGAGCACCAGCACCGGCCGGATCGAGCGCCGCTACGTCTACGGGAAGACGAAGAAGGAGGCGCTGAGCAAGCTCGTCGGCCTCCAGGGTCGCCACGACAAGGGCATCCCGGCCGGGCCGACCAAGCTCACCGTGGAGCAGTTTCTGACCGAGTGGCTGGACCACATCAAGCTGCACGTGCGGCCTCAGACCTGGGCGGGCTACGAGAGCAACGTGCGCAACCACCTCGTGCCGAGGCTCGGCAGGAAGAAGGTCACCACACTCTCGGTGCGCGACGTCCGGCTCATGGTCGACGACCTGAAGGCCGGCGGTACCAGTGCGCGCATGGTCCAGTGGATCCACTCCACGCTCCGGGTCGCATTGCAGCACGCCGTTTCCGAGGAGCTGGTGACCCGCAACGTCGCCCGCAGCGTCCGGGTCGCCCAGCCGCCGCGCGACACCCTGAGCGAGCCGCTGACCGCCGACGAGGCCACGGCGTTCCTGCGGGCGGTCAAGACGCACCGGCTGCACGGGCTCTGGGTGACCGTCCTCGTGCTCGGCCTGCGGCGCTCGGAGGTGTGCGGGCTGCACTGGGACGACGTCGATCTCGACCGCGGCACCCTCAAGATCCAGCGCGGACTACAGCGCACCGGGGGACGGTTGCAGGAGCTGCCGACCAAAACCCGGCGGTCCCGCCGGACGGTGCCGCTGCCCGCGATGGTCGTCGACGCCCTGCGCGAGCACCAGGAGTGCCAGCGCGCCGAGCGGACCGCGGCCGTGCGGGGGACCTGGACGGACACGCCGTACGTGTTCACCTCGTCGGTCGGCACCCCACTCGAACCGCGGACCCTGACCCGCACGTTCCACGCGCTGCTCGAACGGCACGGGTTCCGCAGGGTGCGGCTGCACGACCTCCGGCACACCTGCGTGAGCCTGCTGCTCTCGCTCGGCGTGCACCCGCGGATCGTCATGGAGATCGTCGGCCACAGCGCGATCGAGATGACGATGAACGTCTACGGTCACGTCACTCTCGACAGCCAGCGTGACGCACTGGACCTGCTGAACACCCAGCTCGGCGCCGGTGCCGAGAACCCCGGCGAGCACTGA
- a CDS encoding glutamate synthase-related protein, with protein sequence MAPSGLHDPTAEHASCGVGLIVRKDGVQTHDVLALAHRALCAVPHRGGMSAEGVGDGGGVSVDLSVSFFSRLAGRELAPGRFAVANVFLPADPERAAAAAALVTLTLTAHGCTVLAVRDVPVDPSVLRPAAAAQQLPVRQWIVEVPDVADPERLAHGILLDVESVAYTDETVAGLYPLSLSTRTQVLKGRLNSWEVVPYFADLTDPEHRVRSLYFHTRFSTNTDPHPSMAQPFRLLAHNGELNTDRKNRIADEALARARGRRIVRPPGQSDSARFDQTLHARVAGDGLDLVAAVVAAMPPAWENDRTLPGPVRAMLEYRSLVEEINDGPAALVFSDGEVIGARLDRLGLRPLRTCETADYLTVSSEAGQFPFPDDDVLRRGRIEAGGMLWWSTRDHRTYDTAQTLELLAVRADHEALLAGARTPAAELPAAPGAPEKAVGDDLTVHQRYVAYGLDAEAFRVLLDPMLDTGTERVSAMGYGNAINALSDREGGVAHFFSQRFAQVTNPPLDPIREADGMTLRVALGARPVHDGPFHRIVLDSPVLDADGLARIEAQQVVPVGRFALLHEPGTLEATVEGLCAEVVAFVRDRGGIAVLDDRAVARGRAAVPAALAVAAVNRSLVAAGLRPAVSLVVATGQVCSAHHLAVVLGFGASAVHPHTAHLRAVQQHPDDPGAAFARFRAAAEKSLLKTMARVGLCTMESYVGGEFFESAYLDTRDPVLARWLPEVDSPVGGAGFTDVERSVRDWHARALTVTGPEDLPQLGLFKERSDGAGHSYGAAAVTAFTGLVDERAGLTAGTVDRELRLLPLAALTDSLGLHDDAYVHTGLGALTDAEIDASAPTPGYRELVRSLAAERERRPSALRDVLVLPPDLRDGDPAAALDRIDPHGNACIAVRGLRRDGDLLYVDGDAGPLASWLTERLGVSVERLDHRTLRVAATGTAADRLDLLVTAPDPVPLSQVQPASEITRTLASGAMSHGALIAGAHEAVAHGTNMVGGLSNCGEGGESRSRFGTIRGSRVKQFASGRFGVWAGYLADPMLDQVEIKIAQGAKPGEGGQLPGAKVTVDIAAARGATPGVELVSPPPHHDTYSIEDLAQLIHDATAARVRVVVKLVSSEGIGTIAVGVAKAGAHVINVAGNTGGTGAANVTSLKFAGRSAELGVAEVHQALSAHGLRDAVELRCSGAHQTGGDVVVSALLGADSFEFGTTALMMLRCVMAKNCNVKCPAGITTDADAFDGDPRALAQYLLGVAHEVREILAGLGLRSLREARGRADLLHLARHPSLVGRLDLRRLLHRVTTPQVADPVRVGAHHDHDERWSATVRAALARGESGVDIDGGVLGNRHRSVGGRLAVDVERMLNHEHVPGPALVDDRGRRFLPQRWLRVRTHGAAGQSFGLFCNDGMWLVHTGTANDGVGKSACGGTIAVRSPGTVHDDRPGTNVLVGNFVLFGATGGRLFVQGEAGDRFAVRNSGASAVVEGLGDFGCEYMTGGAVLNLGAAGSGLGNGMSGGFLYQYDPAGTVGFSTDSVDVAPVSGFHTTAVRLLLEWHAEATGSPLATRLLEDWERERAHLLVATPRSLRLYQDAGEILAARTRRELVDELAAALAAHQLRRHKLAQRDGVPVASGVVPDGDAGEEMFVLLNGLTVQTVAEEVAARRGVPVRTLLLTEDHAVRTRLVRYARDALAGYTDDELAVLVSDKRVGDLKRSLARRDVYGTDSPGTYGWILAQDAANTARLGRIPSVEELFAARAAPDLVGAP encoded by the coding sequence GTGGCACCGTCCGGACTGCACGACCCCACCGCGGAGCACGCGAGCTGCGGCGTCGGGCTGATCGTCCGCAAGGACGGGGTGCAGACCCACGACGTGCTCGCCCTCGCTCATCGTGCCCTCTGCGCCGTGCCGCACCGCGGCGGGATGTCCGCCGAGGGCGTCGGCGACGGCGGCGGGGTCTCGGTGGACCTCTCGGTGTCGTTCTTCTCCCGGCTCGCCGGCCGCGAGCTGGCTCCGGGACGGTTCGCCGTCGCGAACGTCTTCCTCCCCGCCGACCCGGAACGCGCCGCGGCGGCCGCGGCGCTGGTCACACTCACCCTCACCGCGCACGGCTGCACGGTCCTGGCCGTCCGCGACGTGCCGGTCGATCCGTCGGTGCTGCGCCCCGCGGCCGCCGCACAGCAGCTCCCGGTTCGGCAGTGGATCGTCGAGGTCCCCGACGTCGCCGACCCGGAGCGCCTGGCGCACGGCATCCTGCTCGACGTCGAGTCGGTCGCCTACACCGACGAGACCGTCGCCGGCCTCTACCCGCTCAGCCTCTCGACCCGCACCCAGGTCCTCAAGGGACGACTGAATTCGTGGGAGGTCGTGCCGTACTTCGCCGATCTCACCGACCCCGAGCACCGGGTGCGCAGCCTCTACTTCCACACCCGCTTCTCCACCAACACCGACCCGCACCCGTCGATGGCGCAGCCCTTCCGGCTGCTCGCGCACAACGGCGAGCTCAACACCGACCGCAAGAACCGGATCGCCGACGAGGCACTCGCCCGCGCCCGGGGCCGCCGGATCGTGCGGCCGCCCGGGCAGTCCGACAGCGCGCGGTTCGACCAGACCCTGCACGCACGTGTGGCGGGCGACGGGCTCGACCTCGTCGCGGCCGTCGTCGCCGCGATGCCTCCGGCCTGGGAGAACGACCGCACGTTGCCCGGGCCGGTGCGTGCGATGCTGGAGTACCGGTCGCTGGTCGAGGAGATCAACGACGGCCCGGCCGCGCTGGTCTTCTCCGACGGCGAGGTCATCGGTGCCCGTCTCGACCGGCTCGGCCTGCGTCCCCTGCGGACCTGCGAGACCGCCGACTACCTGACCGTCTCCTCGGAGGCGGGCCAGTTCCCGTTCCCCGACGACGACGTGCTGCGCCGCGGCCGTATCGAGGCCGGCGGCATGCTGTGGTGGAGCACCCGTGATCATCGCACCTACGACACCGCGCAGACCCTGGAGCTGCTCGCCGTCCGCGCCGACCACGAGGCCCTCCTGGCCGGGGCGCGGACACCGGCGGCCGAGCTCCCGGCCGCACCCGGGGCCCCCGAGAAGGCCGTGGGCGACGACCTCACCGTCCACCAGCGCTACGTCGCCTACGGCCTCGACGCCGAGGCGTTCCGCGTCCTGCTCGACCCGATGCTCGACACCGGCACCGAACGCGTCTCGGCCATGGGTTACGGCAACGCCATCAACGCCCTCAGCGACCGCGAGGGCGGCGTCGCGCACTTCTTCTCCCAGCGCTTCGCCCAGGTCACCAACCCGCCGCTGGACCCGATCCGCGAGGCCGACGGCATGACCCTGCGCGTCGCGCTCGGTGCCCGTCCGGTGCACGACGGCCCGTTCCACCGCATCGTCCTCGACTCGCCCGTGCTCGACGCCGACGGCCTCGCCCGCATCGAGGCCCAGCAGGTCGTCCCGGTCGGCCGGTTCGCGCTGCTGCACGAGCCGGGGACGCTGGAGGCCACGGTCGAGGGACTGTGCGCGGAGGTCGTCGCCTTCGTCCGCGACCGCGGTGGCATCGCCGTCCTCGACGACCGCGCCGTCGCCCGCGGCCGGGCCGCGGTCCCCGCGGCGCTCGCCGTCGCCGCGGTGAACCGTTCCCTGGTCGCGGCCGGTCTGCGGCCCGCGGTGTCGCTGGTCGTCGCGACCGGGCAGGTCTGCTCGGCGCACCACCTCGCCGTCGTCCTGGGGTTCGGGGCGTCGGCGGTGCACCCGCACACCGCGCACCTGCGCGCGGTCCAGCAGCACCCCGACGACCCCGGCGCGGCGTTCGCGCGCTTCCGCGCCGCGGCGGAGAAGTCCCTGCTCAAGACCATGGCCCGGGTTGGGCTGTGCACGATGGAGAGCTACGTCGGCGGCGAGTTCTTCGAGTCCGCCTACCTCGACACCCGCGACCCGGTGCTCGCCCGCTGGCTCCCCGAGGTCGACTCCCCGGTCGGCGGTGCCGGCTTCACCGACGTCGAGCGCTCGGTCCGCGACTGGCACGCTCGCGCGCTGACCGTCACCGGCCCCGAGGACCTCCCGCAGCTCGGCCTGTTCAAGGAACGCTCCGACGGCGCCGGGCACTCCTACGGCGCCGCCGCCGTCACCGCCTTCACCGGTCTGGTCGACGAACGGGCCGGCCTCACCGCGGGCACGGTCGACCGCGAGCTCCGGCTGCTGCCGCTCGCCGCGCTCACCGACTCCCTCGGCCTGCACGACGACGCCTACGTCCACACCGGACTGGGTGCGCTCACCGACGCCGAGATCGACGCGTCCGCGCCCACGCCCGGCTACCGCGAGCTCGTCCGGTCCCTCGCCGCCGAGCGCGAGCGGCGCCCGTCCGCGCTGCGCGACGTCCTGGTCCTGCCGCCGGACCTGCGCGACGGCGATCCCGCCGCCGCGCTCGACCGCATCGACCCGCACGGCAACGCCTGCATCGCCGTGCGCGGGTTGCGCCGCGACGGCGACCTGCTGTACGTCGACGGCGACGCCGGCCCGCTGGCGTCCTGGCTGACCGAGCGGCTCGGGGTGTCCGTCGAACGCCTCGACCACCGCACCCTGCGGGTGGCCGCGACGGGGACGGCTGCGGACCGGCTGGACCTGCTCGTCACCGCCCCCGACCCGGTCCCGCTGTCGCAGGTACAGCCCGCCTCGGAGATCACCCGCACCCTCGCCTCGGGCGCGATGAGCCACGGCGCCCTCATCGCCGGGGCGCACGAGGCCGTCGCCCACGGCACCAACATGGTCGGCGGGCTGTCCAACTGCGGCGAGGGCGGCGAGTCCCGCAGTCGGTTCGGCACCATCCGCGGTTCCCGGGTCAAGCAGTTCGCCTCCGGACGGTTCGGGGTGTGGGCGGGCTACCTCGCCGACCCGATGCTCGACCAGGTCGAGATCAAGATCGCGCAGGGGGCCAAGCCCGGCGAGGGCGGCCAGCTGCCCGGCGCCAAGGTGACCGTCGACATCGCCGCCGCCCGCGGCGCGACGCCCGGGGTCGAGCTGGTGTCCCCGCCGCCGCACCACGACACCTACTCCATCGAGGATCTCGCCCAGCTCATCCACGACGCCACCGCGGCGCGGGTGAGGGTCGTGGTCAAGCTGGTGTCCTCGGAGGGCATCGGGACGATCGCCGTCGGCGTCGCGAAGGCCGGGGCGCACGTCATCAACGTCGCCGGCAACACCGGCGGCACCGGCGCCGCCAACGTCACCAGCCTCAAGTTCGCCGGGCGCTCCGCGGAGCTGGGCGTCGCCGAGGTGCACCAGGCGCTGTCCGCGCACGGTCTGCGCGACGCCGTCGAGCTGCGCTGCTCCGGGGCGCACCAGACCGGCGGCGACGTCGTCGTCTCCGCGCTGCTCGGCGCCGACTCCTTCGAGTTCGGGACGACCGCGCTGATGATGCTGCGCTGCGTCATGGCGAAGAACTGCAACGTGAAGTGCCCGGCCGGGATCACCACCGACGCCGACGCCTTCGACGGCGACCCCCGCGCGCTGGCCCAGTACCTGCTCGGCGTCGCCCACGAGGTCCGCGAGATCCTCGCCGGCCTCGGGCTGCGCAGCCTGCGCGAGGCCCGCGGCCGGGCCGACCTGCTGCACCTCGCCCGGCACCCGTCGCTGGTCGGGCGGCTGGACCTGCGCCGTCTGCTGCACCGCGTCACGACCCCGCAGGTCGCCGACCCGGTGCGGGTCGGCGCTCACCACGACCACGACGAGCGGTGGTCGGCCACCGTCCGGGCGGCCCTGGCCCGTGGGGAGTCCGGAGTGGACATCGACGGCGGCGTGCTGGGCAACCGGCACCGATCCGTGGGCGGGCGCCTCGCCGTCGACGTGGAGCGGATGCTGAACCACGAGCACGTCCCCGGTCCGGCACTCGTCGACGACCGAGGCCGCCGGTTCCTGCCGCAGCGGTGGCTGCGGGTCCGCACCCACGGCGCCGCGGGACAGTCGTTCGGGCTGTTCTGCAACGACGGGATGTGGCTCGTCCACACCGGCACCGCCAACGACGGCGTCGGCAAGTCAGCCTGCGGCGGCACCATCGCGGTCCGGTCGCCCGGCACCGTGCACGACGACCGGCCCGGCACCAACGTGCTCGTCGGCAACTTCGTGCTGTTCGGGGCCACCGGCGGCCGGCTGTTCGTGCAGGGCGAGGCGGGGGACCGGTTCGCGGTGCGGAACTCCGGGGCGAGCGCCGTCGTCGAGGGGCTCGGCGACTTCGGCTGCGAGTACATGACCGGCGGGGCCGTGCTGAACCTCGGCGCCGCCGGGTCGGGTCTGGGCAACGGCATGTCCGGCGGGTTCCTCTACCAGTACGACCCGGCCGGGACGGTCGGGTTCTCGACCGACTCGGTCGACGTCGCACCGGTCTCGGGGTTCCACACGACCGCCGTCCGGCTGCTGCTGGAGTGGCACGCCGAGGCGACCGGTTCGCCGCTCGCCACCCGGCTGCTCGAGGACTGGGAGCGCGAGCGCGCGCACCTGCTCGTCGCGACCCCGCGGTCGCTGCGGCTCTACCAGGACGCCGGGGAGATCCTCGCCGCCCGCACCCGGCGCGAGCTCGTCGACGAGCTCGCCGCCGCCCTCGCCGCGCACCAGCTGCGGCGGCACAAGCTGGCCCAGCGCGACGGCGTCCCCGTCGCGTCCGGGGTGGTACCCGACGGCGACGCCGGGGAGGAGATGTTCGTCCTGCTCAACGGACTGACCGTGCAGACCGTCGCCGAGGAGGTCGCCGCGCGCCGCGGCGTTCCCGTCCGCACGCTGCTGCTCACCGAGGACCATGCCGTCCGGACGCGGCTGGTGCGCTACGCCCGCGACGCGCTGGCCGGCTACACCGACGACGAGCTCGCCGTACTGGTCTCGGACAAGCGCGTCGGCGACCTCAAGCGCTCCCTCGCCCGGCGTGACGTGTACGGCACCGACAGCCCCGGCACCTACGGCTGGATCCTCGCCCAGGACGCTGCCAACACCGCACGCCTCGGTCGGATCCCGAGCGTCGAGGAGCTGTTCGCGGCCCGCGCCGCACCGGACCTGGTGGGTGCCCCGTGA
- a CDS encoding diflavin oxidoreductase — protein sequence MIAPPPPAELGDLAISPDAPFTAEQRIWLSGYLAGARSAAAPVRKETGMTPVHVLYGTETGNAEYVADLLTERLTEAGVPWELHELDAVDGDALAAMSRVVVVCSTYGDGEMPDNADLFRKMITADDAPRLDAMSFAVCALGDESYEDFCAAGRLLDTRLAELGATRLLERRDCDVMWEDASAQWFPEIVAVLSAAPAAEEPAPAPAPALEPARRRERPAPVPAVLAHRVRLSGPASDKEIHHHEFDLTGTGLTYAAGDSLNVVPANDPALVEAFLDHLGHDGDTPVGDRPLRELLTCAHEIVTPSRDLLEVLAERAADAGLRAGLREDRAAALWDRDLLGLLHAARVRLDPEEFVGLLRPLQHRAYSISSSPLLFPDRVHLTVASVRYRCDDRAVGGVCSTHLADRLAVGDTAVVSLQPNTGFRPPADDVDMIMIGPGTGVAPFRAFLQERAARGARGRNWLLFGDRRSDHDFLYRSELLGWASDGLLTHLDLAFSRDQPEKVYVQDRMREHGARLYAWLAEGAHLYVCGDASRMARDVDAALHEILAAHTGGEDGAAEFVADLKRGKRYLRDVY from the coding sequence GTGATCGCGCCGCCACCCCCGGCCGAGCTGGGCGACCTGGCGATCTCGCCGGACGCCCCGTTCACCGCCGAGCAGCGCATCTGGCTGTCCGGCTACCTCGCGGGCGCCCGCAGCGCCGCCGCACCCGTCCGGAAGGAGACCGGGATGACCCCGGTGCACGTGCTGTACGGCACCGAGACCGGCAACGCCGAGTACGTCGCCGACCTGCTCACCGAACGCCTCACCGAGGCCGGGGTGCCGTGGGAGCTCCACGAGCTCGACGCGGTCGACGGCGACGCGCTCGCCGCGATGAGCAGGGTGGTCGTCGTCTGCTCCACCTACGGCGACGGCGAGATGCCCGACAACGCCGACCTCTTCCGGAAGATGATCACCGCCGACGACGCGCCACGCCTGGACGCGATGTCGTTCGCGGTGTGCGCGCTGGGCGACGAGTCCTACGAGGACTTCTGCGCGGCCGGGCGGCTGCTCGACACCCGCCTCGCCGAGCTGGGGGCCACCCGCCTCCTGGAACGCCGCGACTGCGACGTGATGTGGGAGGACGCCTCCGCGCAGTGGTTCCCCGAGATCGTCGCCGTGCTGAGCGCCGCGCCCGCCGCGGAGGAGCCCGCACCCGCGCCCGCACCCGCGCTGGAGCCGGCGCGCCGCCGCGAACGCCCCGCCCCGGTGCCCGCCGTGCTCGCCCACCGGGTGCGGCTGTCCGGGCCCGCCTCGGACAAGGAGATCCACCACCACGAGTTCGACCTCACCGGCACCGGCCTGACCTACGCCGCGGGAGACTCGCTCAACGTCGTGCCCGCCAACGACCCCGCGCTCGTCGAGGCGTTCCTCGACCACCTCGGTCACGACGGCGACACCCCGGTCGGTGACCGTCCGCTGCGCGAGCTCCTGACCTGCGCGCACGAGATCGTCACGCCGTCGCGGGACCTGCTCGAGGTGCTCGCCGAGCGGGCCGCCGACGCCGGGCTGCGCGCAGGCCTGCGCGAGGACCGCGCGGCCGCCTTGTGGGACCGCGACCTGCTCGGACTGCTGCACGCCGCACGGGTGCGGCTCGACCCGGAGGAGTTCGTCGGGCTGCTGCGCCCGCTGCAGCACCGGGCGTACTCGATCTCGTCGAGCCCGCTGCTGTTCCCGGACCGGGTGCACCTGACCGTCGCCTCGGTCCGCTACCGGTGCGACGACCGCGCGGTCGGCGGGGTCTGCTCCACCCACCTCGCGGACCGGCTCGCCGTCGGGGACACCGCTGTCGTCTCCCTGCAGCCCAACACCGGGTTCCGGCCACCCGCCGACGACGTCGACATGATCATGATCGGGCCGGGCACGGGTGTCGCCCCGTTCCGCGCGTTCCTGCAGGAACGGGCCGCTCGCGGGGCGCGGGGCCGGAACTGGCTGCTGTTCGGCGACCGCCGCTCCGACCACGACTTCCTCTACCGGTCCGAGCTGCTCGGCTGGGCCTCCGACGGCCTGCTCACCCACCTCGACCTCGCCTTCTCCCGCGACCAGCCGGAGAAGGTGTACGTCCAGGACCGGATGCGCGAACACGGCGCCCGGCTGTACGCGTGGCTGGCCGAGGGCGCCCACCTCTACGTGTGCGGCGACGCGAGCCGGATGGCCCGCGACGTCGACGCCGCGCTGCACGAGATCCTCGCCGCCCACACCGGGGGCGAGGACGGTGCGGCCGAGTTCGTCGCCGACCTCAAGCGCGGGAAGCGGTACCTGCGTGACGTCTACTGA
- a CDS encoding replication initiator has translation MSTGHGSATVEDLAARRLSRLAGTTPAADLVAAAGRREDFAGWLLHVTPAAGCAHPIRLSGTVFRVEEATGRITGERHTAEMPDGLIYTACGNRRASVCPSCAETYRADTFQLVTAGLVGGKGTPASVAGHPCVFLTVTAPSFGPVHAHRTDRKGRPLPCRPRRDETSCEHGTEHACWERHTADDPRVGRPLCLDCYDHPHQAVWNLHVGELWRRTMIAATRNLRQLEKLTGAKLRLSYTKVAEFQARGAVHLHALVRLDGRDPAATHRSLPPPPGVSAAQIAQLLRCAAVETSFTTAPHPARPEGWPIGWGEQVDPRPVRLAPRDLDDAAEITTTAVAAYLAKYATKATETAGHLSTRLRPDTVRSYTDHTTHTGRQIDACWRIGQRPGGWDPEEWSASWGRLWRWAHMLGFAGHFSTRSRRYSTTLTALRQARRDWQRSHASPRPAAEDVERLDEGEDTTEVVISSLHFAGIGWHTTADALLANTAAAQARARRRAAREELATTTA, from the coding sequence ATGAGCACCGGCCACGGCTCGGCGACCGTCGAGGACCTCGCGGCCCGACGTCTGTCCCGCCTGGCCGGAACCACCCCCGCCGCCGACCTGGTCGCTGCCGCAGGTCGCCGGGAGGACTTCGCTGGGTGGCTGCTCCACGTCACCCCTGCCGCCGGATGTGCCCACCCGATCCGCCTGTCCGGGACGGTGTTCCGGGTCGAGGAAGCCACCGGCCGCATCACCGGCGAGCGCCACACCGCGGAGATGCCCGACGGGCTGATCTACACCGCCTGCGGCAACCGCCGCGCGAGCGTCTGCCCCTCGTGCGCCGAGACCTACCGCGCCGACACCTTCCAGCTCGTCACCGCCGGACTGGTCGGCGGCAAAGGCACCCCGGCCAGCGTCGCGGGGCACCCGTGCGTGTTCCTGACCGTCACCGCGCCCTCGTTCGGCCCGGTCCACGCCCACCGCACCGATCGGAAAGGCCGGCCTCTTCCGTGCCGCCCCCGCCGCGACGAGACGAGCTGCGAGCACGGGACCGAGCACGCCTGCTGGGAACGCCACACCGCCGACGACCCGCGCGTGGGCCGGCCGCTGTGCCTGGACTGCTACGACCACCCGCACCAGGCGGTGTGGAACCTGCACGTCGGCGAACTCTGGCGCCGCACGATGATCGCCGCGACCCGCAACCTGCGGCAGCTCGAGAAGCTCACCGGCGCCAAGCTCCGGCTGAGCTACACCAAGGTCGCGGAGTTCCAGGCCCGCGGCGCCGTGCACCTGCACGCCCTGGTCCGCCTCGACGGCCGCGACCCCGCCGCCACCCACCGCAGCCTTCCGCCCCCGCCCGGAGTGTCCGCCGCACAGATCGCGCAACTGCTGCGCTGTGCGGCCGTCGAGACCTCGTTCACCACCGCCCCGCACCCGGCCCGCCCCGAGGGCTGGCCGATCGGCTGGGGTGAGCAGGTCGATCCCCGCCCGGTCCGGCTCGCTCCTCGCGATCTCGACGACGCCGCGGAGATCACCACGACCGCCGTCGCCGCCTACCTCGCCAAGTACGCGACCAAGGCGACGGAGACCGCCGGGCACCTGTCGACGCGGTTGCGGCCGGACACGGTGCGCTCCTACACCGACCACACCACCCACACCGGCCGCCAGATCGACGCCTGCTGGCGGATCGGGCAGCGGCCCGGTGGCTGGGACCCCGAGGAGTGGTCGGCCTCGTGGGGACGGTTGTGGCGGTGGGCGCACATGCTCGGGTTCGCCGGTCACTTCTCCACCCGCTCCCGCCGGTACTCGACGACTCTCACGGCGTTGCGGCAGGCGCGTCGGGACTGGCAACGCAGCCACGCCAGCCCCCGCCCCGCCGCTGAGGACGTCGAGCGTCTGGATGAGGGCGAGGACACCACCGAGGTGGTCATCTCCTCGCTGCACTTCGCCGGGATCGGCTGGCACACCACCGCCGACGCGCTACTGGCCAACACCGCTGCCGCCCAGGCCCGGGCCAGGAGGCGTGCCGCCCGCGAGGAACTGGCCACCACGACCGCATGA
- a CDS encoding CHRD domain-containing protein, with protein sequence MRRTLPRLAAVTAATALGFAATAGIAFAQETEAGEPSTFTSMYTVSATPDTIVNNDGQAVPGQPGATGEFNFRINSDDEIICYDITLRGVTGEYQSPAKTATHIHEAALGKPGPPRLAFPNPEGDGDVRTSSGCLQGPFTTGLEGPNGQDTATGFSLKQIEANPAGFTGDTHTADFAAGTVRGQLAAVPMGGVETGAGGSSSDSTALYAVGAAGLAAAAGAGVLMARRGRAQG encoded by the coding sequence ATGCGCCGCACCCTGCCCCGTCTCGCCGCCGTCACCGCCGCCACCGCACTCGGCTTCGCCGCGACCGCGGGGATCGCGTTCGCCCAGGAGACCGAGGCCGGGGAGCCGTCGACGTTCACGAGCATGTACACCGTGAGCGCCACCCCGGACACCATCGTCAACAACGACGGGCAGGCCGTCCCCGGTCAGCCCGGTGCGACCGGCGAGTTCAACTTCCGGATCAACTCCGACGACGAGATCATCTGCTACGACATCACCCTGCGGGGCGTCACCGGCGAGTACCAGAGCCCGGCCAAGACCGCGACGCACATCCACGAGGCGGCGCTCGGCAAGCCCGGCCCGCCGCGTCTGGCGTTCCCGAACCCCGAGGGCGACGGCGACGTCCGCACCTCGTCGGGCTGCCTGCAGGGCCCGTTCACCACCGGGCTCGAGGGCCCGAACGGCCAGGACACCGCCACCGGCTTCTCGCTGAAGCAGATCGAGGCGAACCCGGCCGGCTTCACCGGTGACACCCACACCGCCGACTTCGCGGCCGGCACGGTGCGCGGCCAGCTCGCCGCCGTTCCGATGGGCGGCGTCGAGACCGGCGCCGGTGGGTCCTCCTCCGACTCGACCGCGCTCTACGCGGTCGGTGCCGCCGGGCTGGCCGCCGCGGCCGGTGCGGGCGTGCTGATGGCCCGCCGGGGCCGTGCGCAGGGCTGA
- a CDS encoding helix-turn-helix domain-containing protein produces the protein MNRVFLTAEEAADALHISRSKVYDLIRNGDIVSIKIGRLRRVPVDAVQDFARRLIEAGEDAA, from the coding sequence ATGAACCGCGTGTTCCTCACGGCGGAGGAAGCCGCCGACGCACTGCACATCAGCCGCAGCAAGGTCTACGACCTGATCCGCAACGGCGACATCGTCTCGATCAAGATCGGCCGACTCCGTCGCGTCCCGGTCGACGCCGTGCAGGACTTCGCCCGGCGGCTGATCGAGGCGGGGGAGGACGCCGCATGA